One Alphaproteobacteria bacterium LSUCC0396 genomic region harbors:
- a CDS encoding flavin reductase family protein — translation MTKPAISSDQSVASAALRGAMGQYLTGVTIVTVTGPDNVPYGLTVNSFNSVSLTPPLILWSLDNRNERLALFKRAGGFAVNILSADQLDLCKVFSGAENNRFANCDWDFGPYGQPLLAQSLASLECRPWAEYDGGDHTIFVGEVMSIKRSDGKPAAFYKGKLGQYDGG, via the coding sequence ATGACAAAACCTGCTATTTCCAGCGATCAATCTGTGGCAAGCGCGGCATTGCGGGGGGCAATGGGTCAATATTTAACCGGGGTTACAATTGTCACCGTGACCGGGCCTGACAATGTTCCATATGGTCTGACGGTAAATTCGTTCAATTCGGTTTCATTGACGCCGCCGCTGATCCTGTGGTCACTTGATAACCGGAATGAGAGATTGGCGTTGTTCAAGCGCGCTGGCGGTTTTGCGGTAAATATCCTGTCGGCAGATCAGTTGGATCTATGCAAGGTTTTTTCAGGTGCTGAAAACAACCGATTTGCCAATTGTGATTGGGATTTTGGCCCCTATGGACAACCGCTTTTGGCGCAATCTCTGGCAAGTCTGGAATGCCGGCCTTGGGCGGAGTATGATGGTGGTGATCACACTATTTTTGTGGGTGAAGTCATGTCAATCAAACGGTCTGATGGCAAGCCAGCGGCCTTTTATAAGGGCAAGCTTGGCCAGTATGACGGTGGTTAA
- a CDS encoding DMT family transporter, with product MANVLMCCAALFWGATFIAQKTGMETIGPMGFTFGRYVIGTLVLVPLAIWEARKVSLMSAMVKDRRLCWGAFGLGLFMFGGIGLQQTALIYTNVANAAFLTALYVPLVPLIAAVFLRRYVAMNIWPAVVISLVGSFLLSGTSSLSAQFGDLLIVGGAFFWAGHILLIQSVMTKINAPFQLSVMQSIVTALIAGLVMLPLEAPAPGDFLPMLPQLAFAGIVAVGLGFTIQLVAQRHTTAPAAALILSLESVFAAFFGWWLLGETLVLLAVFGCILIFLAVVLAEVVSERQIKTIFRNFRKPR from the coding sequence ATGGCAAATGTCCTTATGTGCTGCGCGGCCCTGTTTTGGGGCGCGACGTTTATTGCGCAAAAGACTGGAATGGAAACCATCGGGCCGATGGGCTTTACCTTTGGCCGCTATGTCATTGGCACGCTGGTGCTAGTGCCGTTGGCTATTTGGGAGGCGCGCAAGGTCAGCCTCATGTCGGCTATGGTTAAGGATCGCAGGCTGTGTTGGGGCGCCTTTGGGCTGGGTCTTTTTATGTTTGGCGGAATCGGGCTTCAGCAAACCGCACTTATTTACACGAATGTTGCCAATGCGGCGTTTCTAACAGCGCTTTATGTGCCGCTAGTGCCATTGATTGCAGCAGTTTTTTTGCGCCGTTATGTGGCGATGAATATCTGGCCTGCTGTCGTTATCTCGTTGGTTGGTAGTTTCCTTCTATCTGGCACGTCTAGTCTATCAGCGCAATTTGGTGATTTGCTGATCGTCGGTGGTGCGTTCTTTTGGGCCGGACATATCTTGTTGATCCAGTCAGTAATGACAAAAATAAATGCCCCGTTTCAGCTGTCAGTAATGCAATCGATTGTGACTGCGCTCATCGCCGGATTGGTGATGTTGCCGCTTGAGGCGCCAGCACCGGGTGATTTTTTGCCGATGCTACCCCAGCTCGCCTTTGCTGGCATTGTCGCGGTGGGGCTTGGCTTTACCATCCAACTTGTGGCGCAGCGTCACACCACCGCCCCCGCGGCAGCCCTTATACTGTCACTTGAGTCTGTATTTGCTGCTTTTTTTGGCTGGTGGTTACTTGGCGAGACGCTTGTTCTGCTGGCGGTTTTTGGTTGTATCCTGATTTTTCTGGCTGTTGTCCTTGCAGAAGTGGTATCGGAACGCCAGATCAAGACGATTTTCAGAAACTTTCGCAAGCCTAGATGA
- a CDS encoding prepilin-type N-terminal cleavage/methylation domain-containing protein: protein MTRHRRNQFDRPVAAGFSLVELMIAMTLLALVSVVGLQIMQLSETSFTQGRTQLNIQQKNQAISAFIKDDFKNETLGDLAFDTGTGFHFYDFYKATKSPYGYSDAFTETAKLPDSKCGLKPYVATITSAEEQDFIQQKMHYSSVHKGWESGWIGGSASPTNGWAWDSGPEAGQKFWQGGPFDYGIRKSDDAELRVTSVAPEQVDPLYSTVPDRVAFRRKKNVWSNPLDEFHYNNFSYGLLGSDTCNDPKNLGYCQPLQSRFQTRLGTVGGPGQGLWFAMSDNLYPCRGKWLFSICGHYFEWGGMSNDPDITIANRVAVDVATHREYCQLE from the coding sequence GTGACAAGACACCGACGCAACCAGTTTGATCGCCCTGTAGCAGCAGGATTTTCCCTTGTCGAATTGATGATCGCCATGACATTACTGGCATTGGTAAGCGTTGTTGGCCTTCAGATCATGCAGCTAAGTGAGACCAGCTTTACGCAAGGCAGAACCCAACTCAACATTCAGCAAAAAAATCAGGCGATCAGCGCCTTTATCAAAGATGACTTCAAAAATGAAACGCTTGGCGATCTGGCCTTTGACACAGGCACCGGCTTTCATTTTTATGATTTTTACAAAGCCACAAAATCTCCCTATGGGTACAGCGATGCGTTTACCGAAACAGCAAAGCTGCCAGACAGCAAATGCGGCCTCAAACCATATGTTGCAACGATCACGTCAGCCGAGGAACAAGATTTCATTCAGCAGAAAATGCATTACAGCAGCGTTCATAAGGGCTGGGAAAGTGGGTGGATTGGCGGCTCTGCCTCGCCGACAAATGGATGGGCATGGGATAGCGGGCCAGAGGCCGGGCAAAAGTTCTGGCAGGGCGGCCCGTTTGATTACGGAATACGAAAATCTGATGATGCCGAATTGCGCGTCACAAGTGTGGCACCTGAACAGGTTGATCCGCTTTATTCGACAGTGCCTGACCGCGTTGCGTTTCGCCGTAAAAAAAACGTCTGGTCAAATCCGCTCGATGAATTTCACTATAATAATTTTTCTTACGGGCTGTTGGGCAGTGACACTTGTAACGATCCAAAAAACCTCGGCTATTGCCAGCCACTGCAATCCAGATTTCAAACGCGCCTTGGGACGGTGGGCGGACCCGGGCAGGGGCTGTGGTTTGCGATGAGTGACAATCTCTATCCATGCCGCGGCAAATGGCTTTTCAGCATTTGCGGCCATTACTTCGAGTGGGGCGGGATGAGCAATGATCCCGACATTACAATCGCCAATCGCGTCGCAGTTGATGTTGCAACACACCGCGAATATTGTCAGCTTGAATAG
- a CDS encoding protein-L-isoaspartate O-methyltransferase — MNQTAFETARKMMVDCQIRPSKVTDQKVLDAFLTVPREAFVGKHQRAVAYIDEDLPLPGGRILMEPMVLARLIQALEIRAGDSVLVVGAGSGYGSAIIAHLAGSVIAVETRAQLVEKAQEILVSHGVDNAAVIKSRLVDGYAEEGPYDQILVEGSVEMMPESLLQQLGPKGKLAAVYRPADAPIGVASLWMRSGGNFVRKPLFDACVPNLDEFNKKPEFTF; from the coding sequence ATGAACCAGACCGCGTTTGAAACCGCCCGCAAAATGATGGTCGATTGTCAGATCCGCCCGTCAAAAGTTACCGACCAAAAGGTACTAGATGCGTTTTTGACAGTCCCCCGCGAGGCGTTTGTCGGCAAACATCAAAGAGCCGTTGCCTACATCGACGAAGACTTACCGCTACCGGGCGGGCGTATTTTGATGGAACCAATGGTTTTGGCCAGATTGATACAGGCGCTTGAGATCAGAGCTGGCGACAGTGTTCTGGTGGTTGGCGCCGGCAGTGGCTACGGCAGCGCCATCATCGCGCATCTTGCCGGATCGGTCATAGCCGTTGAGACCCGCGCACAGCTTGTTGAAAAGGCGCAAGAAATCCTTGTAAGCCACGGCGTTGACAATGCGGCTGTAATTAAGTCACGGCTTGTTGATGGCTATGCAGAAGAGGGGCCTTATGATCAAATTCTGGTTGAAGGCAGCGTTGAAATGATGCCCGAATCCCTGCTTCAACAGCTTGGCCCAAAAGGCAAGCTGGCGGCGGTATACCGTCCAGCCGACGCCCCAATTGGTGTGGCTAGTCTGTGGATGCGATCAGGCGGTAACTTTGTTCGCAAGCCACTTTTTGATGCTTGTGTGCCGAACCTCGATGAATTTAACAAAAAACCCGAATTTACCTTTTAA
- a CDS encoding TolC family protein: MSMLKIRQNITAALLFGCMGMSASPAIAISLEDTLRAGLENSTALAAARQSWVAMREAIGTNTATSDLTARLTGTGTAGATDSNDGAGYKQSNSITTGVTLSKNLYDGGQTKEKTLLAQINLEMATANYAKTEQAVILGTIETYLNVVKARREVALHAQNLTRLKAHVDASRIRVEAGAATPTRLAEARARYARAQSDEILAKTRLTNAEDSYRSLTGRNAGDLGKPSISGDLPTDLLDAETRAQADHPDILSARAAERAANQAFNTLQAGVRPTLALSLSANTKAATGTSQDKDELAAQLVFSSPLLSTNATRSTARKVAASYRQAKLDRAEATRKVGVGAREAFRNWEATAIRLAAVSTEIEAFRLVAKGIASEAQFGQKTTLDLLDAEKDVNDAELSLVTAEHNQLLAAFRLKAAIGGLTAEKLGLGDVLGALSDMPAPQNPFYTTFPFQRRTTTD, from the coding sequence ATGTCTATGCTGAAAATTCGCCAAAACATTACCGCCGCGCTTTTGTTTGGATGCATGGGAATGTCTGCATCGCCAGCAATCGCGATATCGCTTGAAGATACGCTTCGTGCCGGTTTGGAAAACTCAACCGCACTGGCAGCGGCGCGCCAAAGCTGGGTGGCCATGCGAGAAGCCATCGGGACCAACACAGCGACCAGTGATCTTACGGCCAGATTGACCGGCACCGGTACGGCTGGCGCAACCGATAGCAATGATGGTGCGGGGTATAAACAATCAAACTCGATAACAACTGGCGTTACCCTGTCTAAAAACCTCTATGATGGCGGCCAAACCAAAGAAAAAACGCTGCTTGCCCAGATTAATCTTGAGATGGCAACAGCAAATTATGCCAAAACCGAACAGGCTGTTATTCTTGGCACAATCGAGACTTATCTGAATGTCGTAAAAGCCCGCCGCGAGGTTGCGCTTCACGCGCAAAACCTAACCCGGTTAAAGGCGCATGTTGACGCATCGCGCATTCGCGTTGAAGCCGGCGCCGCAACACCAACGCGTCTGGCCGAGGCGCGGGCGCGGTATGCGCGGGCGCAATCTGATGAAATACTGGCGAAAACGCGATTGACCAATGCCGAAGATAGCTATCGCTCGTTAACTGGCAGAAACGCCGGTGACCTTGGCAAACCATCCATCAGCGGTGACCTGCCGACTGACCTGCTGGACGCTGAAACAAGGGCGCAGGCTGACCATCCGGACATTTTGTCAGCACGTGCTGCCGAGCGTGCCGCCAATCAGGCGTTTAACACGTTGCAGGCAGGGGTTCGGCCAACATTGGCCTTGAGCCTGTCCGCCAACACCAAAGCCGCAACAGGCACTTCGCAAGACAAGGACGAACTCGCGGCTCAGCTGGTGTTTTCATCACCATTATTGTCGACTAATGCAACACGTTCAACAGCCCGCAAAGTCGCTGCCAGCTACAGGCAGGCAAAGCTAGACCGAGCCGAGGCGACGCGAAAGGTCGGAGTTGGCGCGCGTGAAGCGTTTCGGAACTGGGAGGCAACTGCAATCCGGCTTGCGGCGGTTTCAACCGAGATTGAGGCCTTCCGCTTGGTCGCCAAAGGAATTGCCAGCGAGGCGCAGTTTGGACAAAAGACCACGCTTGATCTGCTTGATGCGGAAAAGGATGTGAATGACGCTGAATTGAGCCTTGTGACGGCCGAGCATAATCAATTGCTGGCTGCATTCCGTTTAAAGGCTGCGATCGGCGGCCTTACAGCTGAAAAGCTGGGCCTTGGCGACGTTCTTGGGGCATTATCCGATATGCCTGCGCCGCAAAACCCGTTTTACACGACATTCCCTTTCCAGCGCCGAACCACCACCGACTAG
- a CDS encoding valine--tRNA ligase encodes MTEPTLAKTYDPKSIEANWYETWLDSGHFACAPDSKATPYTIMMPPPNVTGSLHMGHALTFTLQDLLIRYHRMAGRDTLWQPGTDHAGIATQMVVERQLAAQNIARRDLGRDAFIEKIWEWKAESGGMIHKQLRRLGASADWQRERFTMDDGLSAAVIKTFVQMHREGLIYRDKRLVNWDPKLMTAISDLEVEQNEQKSSMWHLKYKIEGTENEYISIATTRPETMLGDGAVAVNPDDERYQHLIGKMAILPLSNRPIPIVADEYAKMDKGSGAVKITPAHDFNDFEVGRRHGLPLINLMTATASMESIPEIPEKYQGLDRYDARRQILADLDAQGLVEREEIVENVVPHGDRSGVVIEPWLMDQWYVNAKELAKPAIKAVEEGRTKFVPERWNKTYFEWMRNIQPWCISRQLWWGHRIPAWYGPDGQVFVEANEADAIDAAAKHYGKTVPLTRDEDVLDTWFSSGLWPFSTLGWPDQTAELKRYYPGDVLVTGFDIIFFWVARMMMMGMHFMDGEVPFREVYIHALVRDEKGQKMSKSKGNVLDPLELIDQYGADSLRFTLAAMAAQGRDIKMSTTRLEGYRNFTTKIWNACRFLQMNGCTRSASIDLRTVNEPINKWIVSEYSDAIEKTTKAIELYRFNEAADALYHFIWNSYCNWYVELIKPSLNDDNASAAAETRATASTILAGTLRLLHPFMPFLTEELNREIFASDDLLIGASWPAPLGADEGDAVSELRFVIQLITEIRYIRAEMNVPLSAKPVLNIRGCTELQQRAIDNQQAALLRLARLDGITIVDSFVNGSARGSVDGMEIGLPLADILDLTAEAARLNKEIASVTGEIEKIAKKLDNPGFIAKAPEDVVAENRRRLDEENTRLNGLTAALKRLG; translated from the coding sequence ATGACCGAGCCAACCTTAGCAAAGACCTATGACCCGAAATCCATCGAAGCGAACTGGTATGAAACATGGCTAGATAGCGGTCACTTTGCCTGCGCGCCTGACTCAAAGGCAACGCCCTACACGATTATGATGCCGCCGCCAAACGTGACTGGCAGCCTGCATATGGGGCATGCGCTGACCTTTACTTTGCAGGATTTGCTGATCCGGTATCATCGGATGGCTGGACGTGACACGTTATGGCAACCTGGCACCGACCATGCAGGCATTGCCACGCAGATGGTGGTCGAACGCCAGCTGGCTGCCCAAAACATTGCGCGCCGAGATCTTGGCCGTGACGCATTTATTGAAAAAATTTGGGAATGGAAGGCCGAGTCTGGCGGCATGATCCATAAACAGCTGCGCCGCCTTGGTGCGTCTGCCGATTGGCAGCGCGAACGTTTTACCATGGATGATGGCCTGTCGGCGGCTGTGATTAAAACATTTGTGCAAATGCATCGTGAAGGATTGATTTACCGCGACAAGCGTCTGGTCAATTGGGACCCGAAACTAATGACCGCGATTTCCGATCTCGAGGTCGAGCAGAATGAACAAAAAAGTTCAATGTGGCATCTTAAATACAAGATTGAAGGCACTGAAAACGAATATATTTCTATTGCTACAACGCGGCCTGAAACAATGCTTGGTGATGGCGCGGTCGCGGTTAATCCTGACGATGAGCGTTACCAGCATTTGATTGGCAAGATGGCAATTTTGCCATTGTCAAACCGGCCAATTCCGATTGTTGCTGATGAATATGCCAAAATGGACAAGGGCTCAGGCGCGGTGAAAATCACGCCGGCACATGATTTCAACGATTTTGAAGTTGGCCGCCGGCATGGCCTGCCGCTGATCAATTTGATGACGGCAACAGCATCAATGGAATCGATTCCCGAAATCCCGGAAAAATATCAGGGGCTTGATCGTTATGACGCCCGCCGCCAGATTTTGGCTGATCTAGACGCCCAAGGGCTTGTTGAACGCGAAGAGATCGTTGAAAACGTTGTTCCGCACGGCGATCGGTCCGGCGTTGTTATCGAGCCTTGGTTGATGGATCAATGGTATGTGAACGCTAAAGAACTCGCCAAACCGGCTATTAAAGCGGTTGAAGAGGGTCGCACCAAATTTGTTCCTGAACGCTGGAACAAGACCTATTTCGAATGGATGCGGAATATCCAGCCTTGGTGTATTTCGCGCCAGCTCTGGTGGGGGCACCGGATACCAGCATGGTATGGCCCTGACGGACAGGTGTTTGTCGAGGCGAATGAGGCCGATGCCATTGACGCCGCCGCCAAGCATTATGGCAAGACAGTCCCGTTAACCCGCGATGAAGATGTCTTGGATACATGGTTCTCAAGCGGGCTATGGCCGTTTTCAACCCTTGGCTGGCCAGATCAGACGGCAGAATTAAAGCGTTATTATCCGGGTGATGTTCTGGTCACCGGCTTTGATATCATCTTTTTCTGGGTTGCCCGCATGATGATGATGGGCATGCATTTCATGGATGGTGAAGTGCCGTTCCGCGAGGTTTATATCCACGCGCTGGTCCGCGATGAAAAGGGTCAGAAAATGTCCAAATCCAAGGGCAATGTTCTCGATCCGCTTGAGCTTATCGACCAATATGGTGCCGATTCCTTGCGCTTTACCTTGGCAGCAATGGCAGCGCAGGGACGTGACATCAAAATGTCGACAACGCGTCTGGAAGGCTATCGGAATTTTACCACGAAAATCTGGAATGCCTGCCGGTTTCTGCAAATGAACGGTTGCACCCGATCAGCCTCGATTGACCTTCGGACTGTAAACGAACCGATCAACAAATGGATTGTCTCCGAATATAGCGATGCCATTGAAAAGACCACCAAGGCCATCGAGCTGTACCGTTTTAATGAAGCGGCGGACGCGCTGTATCATTTTATCTGGAATTCCTATTGCAACTGGTACGTCGAGCTGATCAAGCCTAGTCTGAATGATGACAACGCCAGCGCTGCCGCCGAAACAAGGGCCACAGCCAGCACGATTTTGGCTGGAACCTTGCGTTTGCTGCATCCGTTTATGCCGTTCCTGACCGAAGAATTGAACCGTGAAATCTTTGCCAGTGACGATTTACTGATCGGTGCAAGCTGGCCCGCACCGCTTGGCGCAGATGAGGGCGATGCGGTCAGTGAATTGCGGTTTGTGATCCAACTCATTACCGAAATTCGTTATATCCGCGCTGAAATGAACGTTCCATTATCGGCCAAGCCGGTGCTAAATATCCGCGGTTGCACTGAACTTCAGCAGCGCGCAATTGACAACCAGCAGGCCGCCTTGCTGCGGCTTGCGCGCCTCGATGGCATCACAATCGTCGACAGCTTTGTCAACGGCAGCGCGCGCGGCAGTGTCGATGGAATGGAAATCGGTCTTCCGTTAGCCGATATTCTGGATTTGACTGCCGAAGCGGCACGCCTCAACAAAGAAATTGCCAGCGTTACTGGCGAAATTGAGAAAATAGCGAAAAAGCTCGACAATCCGGGCTTTATTGCGAAGGCTCCCGAAGATGTTGTGGCGGAAAACCGCCGGCGTCTTGACGAGGAAAATACACGCCTTAATGGCCTAACAGCTGCCTTGAAACGGCTTGGATAA
- the ilvD gene encoding dihydroxy-acid dehydratase → MPDSIKPIDKSNLPSRHVSVGPEKAPHRSYYYAMGMTEEEINQPLVGVVSTWNEAAPCNIALARQAQAAKRGVREHAGTPREFTTITVTDGIAMGHAGMKSSLVSREVIADSIELTVRGHCYDAIVGLAGCDKSLPGVMMAMARLNVPSVFMYGGSILPGRFKDKDVTVQDVFEAVGAHAAGNMSDEDLHELECVACPSAGSCGGQFTANTMACVSEAIGLAIPGSAGAPAPYESRDEYAYHSGRIVMDLVRANLRPRDILTRKAFENAATVVAASGGSTNAGLHLPALASECGIDFDLHDVAEIFKKTPYIADLKPGGRYVARDMYEIGGVPILMKTLLDGGFLHGDCITVTGKTIAENLADVKFPTNQDVVRTTADPLSPTGGVIGLRGNLAPEGAIVKVAGMKTLKFTGKARCFDCEEDAFSAVERRDYQEGDVLVIRYEGPKGGPGMREMLATTAALYGQGAGDTVALITDGRFSGATRGFCVGHVGPEAAVGGPIGLLQDGDTITIDAETGTIEVDLDEAELAKRRAAWQPRGTDYNSGAIWKYAQTVGSAEKGALTHPGGKAETHMYADI, encoded by the coding sequence ATGCCTGACAGCATCAAGCCTATCGACAAAAGCAATCTGCCAAGCCGCCATGTTTCGGTTGGCCCTGAAAAGGCGCCACACCGTTCATATTACTATGCAATGGGCATGACCGAAGAAGAGATCAACCAGCCGCTAGTTGGTGTTGTATCAACATGGAACGAGGCCGCACCTTGTAATATCGCATTGGCCCGACAGGCGCAGGCAGCGAAACGCGGTGTTCGTGAACATGCTGGCACGCCGCGCGAATTCACCACGATTACCGTTACCGACGGTATTGCGATGGGGCATGCGGGCATGAAGTCTTCGCTGGTCAGCCGTGAAGTTATCGCCGACTCGATTGAACTGACCGTGCGGGGACATTGTTATGATGCGATTGTAGGGCTGGCTGGCTGTGATAAATCATTGCCGGGTGTGATGATGGCAATGGCGCGGTTAAATGTGCCATCAGTTTTCATGTATGGCGGCTCGATCCTGCCGGGACGGTTCAAGGATAAAGACGTAACCGTTCAGGATGTGTTTGAAGCGGTTGGCGCGCACGCAGCCGGCAATATGTCTGACGAAGATTTGCATGAGCTGGAATGCGTTGCCTGTCCAAGCGCAGGGTCATGTGGCGGCCAGTTTACCGCGAACACAATGGCGTGTGTTTCTGAGGCGATTGGTCTTGCGATCCCCGGTTCAGCCGGTGCCCCAGCACCTTATGAGTCGCGTGATGAGTATGCCTATCATTCAGGCCGGATCGTCATGGATTTGGTGCGGGCGAATTTGCGGCCGCGTGACATCCTGACCCGCAAAGCCTTTGAAAATGCCGCCACCGTTGTGGCAGCATCGGGCGGATCAACCAATGCTGGCCTGCATTTGCCAGCGCTTGCCTCAGAATGTGGCATTGATTTTGACCTGCATGACGTTGCCGAGATTTTCAAGAAAACACCGTATATCGCTGATTTAAAACCCGGCGGGCGTTATGTTGCGCGCGATATGTACGAAATTGGCGGCGTACCGATTTTGATGAAAACCCTGCTTGATGGCGGTTTTCTGCATGGCGACTGCATCACCGTGACTGGTAAGACCATTGCCGAAAACCTAGCTGATGTGAAGTTCCCGACAAATCAGGATGTTGTCCGCACAACTGCAGATCCACTGTCGCCAACTGGCGGCGTTATTGGGCTTCGCGGCAATCTGGCTCCAGAAGGCGCAATTGTAAAAGTCGCCGGTATGAAAACCCTCAAATTCACCGGCAAGGCGCGATGCTTTGATTGTGAAGAAGATGCGTTTTCCGCGGTTGAACGCCGTGACTACCAAGAAGGCGACGTTCTGGTAATCCGCTATGAGGGCCCAAAAGGTGGCCCGGGAATGCGCGAAATGCTGGCAACGACCGCCGCACTTTATGGGCAGGGCGCTGGTGACACGGTCGCCCTGATCACAGATGGGCGTTTTTCGGGCGCAACACGCGGTTTTTGTGTCGGTCATGTCGGCCCAGAAGCAGCTGTTGGGGGGCCGATAGGCCTATTGCAGGATGGTGACACCATCACCATTGACGCCGAAACTGGTACGATCGAGGTCGATCTTGACGAGGCCGAACTTGCCAAGCGCCGCGCCGCATGGCAGCCGCGCGGAACCGACTATAATTCGGGGGCAATCTGGAAATATGCACAGACTGTAGGTTCTGCCGAAAAAGGCGCGTTGACGCATCCGGGCGGCAAAGCTGAAACCCATATGTATGCCGACATCTAA
- the xth gene encoding exodeoxyribonuclease III has protein sequence MRIASWNVNSIKARLDIVTGWLAGDTTDVLLIQETKSQDVNFPVSAFADLGWHVAFHGQKSYNGVAIASRFPIEDVVIGLDGDNADEQARYMEATINGVRVATIYLPNGNPAPGPKFDYKLGWMARLEARAMTLLGDERPVVLGGDFNIIPDDIDCYDPAGWAGDALTLPESRGAFRQLLHKGYADALRSLNPSGVFYSYWDYQAGAWQRDHGVRIDHLLLSPEALDRLEDVGIDRAPRGLEKPSDHTPIWCQLRA, from the coding sequence ATGCGGATCGCTAGCTGGAATGTGAATTCGATTAAGGCGCGGCTGGATATTGTCACTGGCTGGTTGGCCGGTGATACCACTGATGTTTTGTTAATTCAGGAAACAAAATCGCAGGATGTGAATTTTCCGGTTTCAGCCTTTGCCGACCTTGGCTGGCACGTCGCTTTTCATGGCCAGAAAAGCTATAACGGTGTCGCAATTGCGAGCCGGTTCCCCATTGAGGATGTCGTCATTGGGCTGGATGGCGACAATGCGGATGAACAGGCACGCTATATGGAGGCAACCATCAATGGCGTGAGGGTGGCAACGATTTATCTGCCGAATGGTAACCCTGCCCCCGGCCCTAAATTTGACTATAAGCTTGGCTGGATGGCGCGCCTTGAGGCGCGTGCCATGACATTGCTTGGCGATGAGAGGCCAGTTGTGCTTGGCGGCGATTTCAACATTATTCCCGATGATATTGACTGCTATGATCCGGCTGGATGGGCCGGTGATGCCTTAACCCTGCCGGAAAGCCGCGGGGCGTTTCGCCAGCTCTTGCACAAAGGCTATGCCGACGCCCTGCGCAGCCTTAATCCCAGCGGGGTTTTCTATAGTTACTGGGATTATCAGGCGGGCGCATGGCAGCGCGATCACGGCGTAAGGATTGATCATTTGCTGCTTTCGCCAGAGGCGCTTGATCGCCTTGAGGATGTTGGCATTGATCGTGCCCCGCGCGGGTTGGAAAAACCGTCTGACCATACGCCTATCTGGTGCCAGCTTCGCGCCTAA
- a CDS encoding HesB/IscA family protein: MSEQNNFSTDTAVPAPQNQGVFGLSEAAAGRITQLLEGEPAGSFFRVAVLGGGCSGFQYDFSIDQSRSDDDIVFHAYGVEVVVDDMSLELIDHAELDYVQDLMGSYFAVTNPNATASCGCGTSFSV; encoded by the coding sequence ATGAGCGAGCAAAATAACTTTTCGACTGATACTGCCGTACCCGCACCGCAAAACCAGGGTGTGTTTGGCCTTAGTGAGGCTGCCGCAGGGCGGATTACGCAATTGCTAGAGGGCGAGCCTGCCGGCAGCTTTTTCCGCGTGGCCGTGCTAGGCGGTGGGTGCTCGGGCTTTCAATATGATTTCAGCATTGATCAAAGCCGCAGCGATGATGACATTGTTTTTCACGCATATGGGGTAGAAGTCGTTGTCGACGATATGTCGCTGGAACTGATCGACCATGCCGAACTGGATTATGTGCAGGATTTGATGGGGTCATATTTTGCCGTGACCAATCCTAATGCAACTGCATCATGCGGTTGCGGCACGTCATTTTCTGTTTAA